From Deinococcus aerius, the proteins below share one genomic window:
- a CDS encoding glutamate synthase subunit beta → MGKVTGFLEYRRVKEAYEPIDARLRNYKEFVHELTVEQSRVQAARCMDCGIPFCNNGCPVNNLIPDWNDLVYSNNWRAAIDTLHATNNFPEFTGRICPAPCEAACTLNLTTDEPVGIKSIERAIIDHAWQEGWVTPQPPPFRTGKRVAVVGSGPAGLAAAQQLARAGHSVTVFEKNDRVGGLLRYGIPDFKLEKHLIDRRVGQMEAEGVTFRTGVLVGELPEGSKVTNLARETVSPGQLREEFDAVLLAGGAEQPRDLPVPGRDLAGVHFAMEFLPGQNRVNAGDRVDGQIHAGGKHVVVIGGGDTGSDCVGTSHRHGAARVTQFELLPMPPEHENKPLTWPYWPHKLRTSSSHEEGGEREFAIATKEFIGENGRVTALKTVRLEWEGGRMTEVPGSEQILKADLVLLAMGFVSPVGSILDVFGVEKDQRGNARAGTDEVGGYATNVPGVFAAGDMRRGQSLVVWAIREGRQAARAVDEFLMGASELPR, encoded by the coding sequence ATGGGAAAAGTCACCGGCTTTCTGGAATACCGGCGCGTGAAGGAAGCGTACGAGCCCATCGACGCGCGCCTGCGGAACTACAAGGAATTCGTCCACGAACTCACCGTCGAGCAGTCGCGGGTGCAGGCGGCCCGCTGCATGGACTGCGGCATCCCGTTTTGCAACAACGGCTGCCCGGTCAACAACCTGATCCCCGACTGGAACGACCTCGTCTACAGCAATAATTGGCGCGCGGCCATCGACACGCTGCACGCCACCAACAACTTCCCCGAATTCACCGGGCGCATCTGCCCCGCCCCCTGCGAGGCGGCCTGCACCCTGAACCTCACGACCGACGAGCCGGTGGGCATCAAGTCCATCGAGCGCGCGATCATCGACCACGCCTGGCAGGAGGGATGGGTGACGCCCCAGCCGCCCCCCTTCAGGACGGGGAAAAGAGTGGCGGTCGTCGGTTCCGGTCCAGCCGGACTCGCGGCGGCGCAGCAACTCGCCCGCGCCGGGCATAGCGTGACGGTGTTCGAGAAGAACGACCGCGTCGGCGGCCTGCTGCGTTACGGCATCCCCGACTTCAAGCTGGAAAAGCACCTGATCGACCGCCGCGTGGGGCAGATGGAGGCCGAGGGCGTCACCTTCCGCACAGGTGTCCTGGTGGGCGAGCTGCCGGAGGGGTCGAAGGTGACCAACCTGGCGCGGGAGACGGTGAGCCCGGGGCAATTGCGGGAGGAGTTCGACGCCGTGCTGCTCGCGGGCGGGGCCGAGCAGCCGCGCGACCTGCCGGTGCCGGGCCGCGACCTGGCGGGTGTCCACTTCGCCATGGAATTCCTGCCGGGGCAGAACCGGGTCAACGCGGGCGACCGGGTGGACGGGCAGATTCACGCCGGGGGCAAGCACGTCGTCGTGATCGGGGGCGGCGACACCGGGTCGGACTGCGTGGGCACCTCGCACCGCCACGGCGCGGCGCGCGTCACCCAGTTCGAGCTGCTGCCCATGCCGCCCGAGCACGAGAACAAGCCATTGACCTGGCCCTACTGGCCGCACAAGCTCCGCACGTCCTCCAGCCACGAGGAGGGGGGCGAGCGCGAGTTCGCCATCGCCACGAAGGAATTTATCGGTGAGAACGGGCGCGTCACGGCCCTCAAGACCGTCCGGCTGGAGTGGGAGGGTGGCCGGATGACCGAGGTTCCCGGCAGCGAGCAGATTCTGAAGGCCGACCTCGTGCTGCTGGCGATGGGCTTTGTCAGCCCGGTGGGGAGCATCCTCGACGTGTTCGGGGTGGAGAAGGATCAGCGGGGAAACGCGCGGGCGGGCACCGACGAGGTGGGCGGTTACGCCACCAACGTCCCCGGCGTCTTCGCGGCGGGCGACATGCGGCGGGGCCAGTCCCTCGTCGTCTGGGCCATCCGCGAGGGTCGGCAGGCCGCGCGGGCGGTGGACGAGTTCCTGATGGGCGCGAGCGAGTTGCCGCGCTGA